A stretch of the Sulfurimonas sp. HSL-1656 genome encodes the following:
- a CDS encoding ATP-binding cassette domain-containing protein codes for MIQVKRLRIDFDGSTLVDIAFGIESALALVGQSGSGKSLTLKALLGMLPSAMTPTIELEAPFELRRGETVAFVPQNPFTALSPLTRVGRHFDGVTRGEAETLMARVGLDAALLDRFPPELSGGQLQRAVIAIALSHAPKLLLLDEPTTALDPETRRVIIALLRELQTQMGFSMLFVTHDIVSARALCNEVCVIREGAVVEQGAMAQVMASPQHAYTRTLIESSFAGREFRT; via the coding sequence ATGATTCAGGTCAAACGTTTACGGATCGATTTTGACGGCAGTACGCTGGTGGACATTGCCTTCGGCATTGAGAGTGCGCTGGCCCTGGTGGGGCAGAGCGGCAGCGGGAAAAGCCTGACGCTTAAGGCATTGCTGGGGATGCTCCCGTCTGCGATGACGCCGACGATCGAGCTGGAAGCCCCCTTTGAGCTTCGCCGCGGCGAGACCGTCGCTTTTGTGCCCCAGAACCCCTTTACGGCCCTCTCCCCTCTGACACGGGTGGGGCGCCATTTTGACGGGGTGACCCGGGGGGAGGCGGAAACGCTGATGGCCCGGGTGGGGCTGGATGCGGCCCTGCTGGACCGGTTCCCGCCGGAGCTCTCCGGCGGCCAGCTGCAGCGCGCCGTGATCGCCATTGCCCTGTCGCATGCACCCAAACTGCTGCTGCTCGACGAGCCGACAACGGCCCTTGACCCTGAGACGCGGCGTGTCATCATCGCACTGCTGCGGGAGCTGCAGACACAGATGGGCTTCAGCATGCTCTTCGTTACCCACGACATCGTCTCGGCCCGCGCGCTCTGCAACGAGGTATGCGTCATCCGCGAGGGGGCTGTCGTGGAACAGGGTGCGATGGCACAGGTGATGGCGTCGCCCCAACATGCGTATACGCGTACACTGATCGAATCAAGTTTCGCCGGAAGGGAGTTTAGAACGTGA
- a CDS encoding PBP1A family penicillin-binding protein: MLLWGGLAGVVALFLFVGYFVAQYGHETRKLVRYNPPLTTYIFDRNGEKIANIFDKENRAFATFDEIPPQVIEALLAIEDTTFFEHRGVNVDAIFRAIIKDIKAGKLVEGASTITQQLVKNTLLTREKKFSRKLKELIFSLKLETELSKEEILERYLNAIYLGHGYYGIKTAAMGYFHKPLNRLTLKETAVLVGLPKAPSFYAPTRNYELSLGRANRVIARMHDLGWVDDETYNTAMQERPEVFDETLTQNQAPYVTDEVLRRAEVLYPDIRTGGYTINTTVDLRLQGAGQSALSYAYEGIINRALERDKDANASQFEQLNGALVSIDPVTGEILALVGGVDYTKSAFNRATQARRQPGSAFKPFIYQVALDLGYSPATELVDIARTYDYETEGSEKKWQPKNYERDYKGLITLREALVHSRNLATINLVTDIGLSRIYRELSRYQFAGLPKDLSLALGSITLSPVELAGAYSSFAAGGVQSEPFLITSIDKHGSHYDALPKRREITSPAQAFLMTTILRDVVLRGTGRASAVGGIETAGKTGTTNNSIDAWFAGYSPSVETIVWFGNDDNTPLPKKETGGRAAAPAFRKYYTQLLHLFPQVQRKFEMPEGVTKVERNGAEEFFTKASPPPVEKMPSEAEDGLLF, translated from the coding sequence ATGCTGCTGTGGGGAGGCCTGGCCGGTGTGGTCGCCCTGTTCCTTTTCGTCGGTTACTTCGTGGCGCAGTACGGGCATGAGACCCGCAAACTGGTCCGCTACAATCCGCCGCTGACCACCTATATCTTTGACCGCAACGGCGAGAAGATCGCCAATATCTTCGACAAGGAGAACCGCGCGTTCGCAACGTTCGACGAGATTCCGCCGCAGGTGATCGAAGCGCTCCTTGCCATCGAGGATACGACCTTCTTCGAGCACCGCGGTGTCAATGTCGATGCCATTTTCCGTGCGATCATCAAGGATATCAAAGCCGGAAAACTGGTGGAAGGGGCCAGTACGATCACCCAGCAGCTCGTCAAAAACACCCTCCTGACACGGGAGAAGAAGTTTTCGCGCAAGCTCAAGGAGTTGATCTTCTCGCTGAAACTCGAAACGGAGCTGAGCAAAGAGGAGATCCTGGAGCGCTACCTCAACGCCATCTACCTCGGGCACGGCTACTACGGCATCAAAACGGCGGCGATGGGCTATTTCCACAAACCGCTGAACCGCCTGACGCTCAAAGAGACCGCCGTGCTCGTCGGCCTGCCGAAGGCCCCCTCTTTTTATGCGCCGACCCGCAACTACGAACTCTCCCTGGGACGGGCGAACCGCGTCATTGCGCGTATGCATGACTTGGGATGGGTGGATGACGAAACGTACAACACGGCGATGCAGGAGCGTCCGGAAGTGTTTGACGAAACCCTGACGCAGAATCAGGCGCCTTATGTCACGGACGAGGTCCTGCGGCGTGCGGAGGTACTCTACCCCGATATCCGGACGGGAGGGTACACGATCAATACGACCGTGGATCTGCGGCTGCAGGGGGCGGGGCAGTCGGCCCTCTCATACGCTTACGAGGGGATCATCAACCGCGCACTGGAGCGCGACAAGGACGCCAACGCGAGCCAGTTCGAACAGCTCAACGGCGCACTGGTCAGTATCGACCCGGTCACGGGCGAAATCCTCGCGCTGGTGGGCGGGGTGGATTACACCAAGAGCGCCTTCAACCGGGCAACGCAGGCCCGCCGCCAGCCGGGGTCGGCCTTCAAACCCTTCATCTACCAGGTGGCGCTTGACCTGGGGTACTCGCCGGCGACGGAGCTCGTCGATATCGCACGTACCTACGACTATGAGACGGAGGGGAGCGAGAAGAAGTGGCAACCCAAGAACTATGAACGCGACTACAAAGGGCTGATCACCCTGCGCGAAGCACTGGTGCATTCGCGCAACCTCGCAACCATCAACCTGGTGACGGATATCGGGCTGTCGCGTATCTACCGCGAGCTCTCACGCTATCAGTTCGCCGGCCTGCCGAAGGACCTCTCACTGGCCCTGGGCAGTATCACCCTCTCACCGGTCGAACTGGCCGGGGCCTACAGCTCCTTTGCCGCGGGCGGGGTCCAGAGTGAACCCTTCCTCATCACGAGCATCGACAAACACGGCTCACACTACGATGCGCTGCCGAAGCGGCGCGAGATTACGAGTCCGGCCCAGGCGTTCCTGATGACGACGATCCTGCGTGACGTCGTACTGCGGGGCACGGGGCGTGCTTCGGCCGTGGGCGGCATCGAGACCGCCGGGAAGACGGGAACGACGAACAACTCCATCGATGCCTGGTTCGCCGGCTATTCGCCGAGCGTCGAGACTATCGTCTGGTTCGGGAACGACGACAATACGCCGCTGCCGAAAAAAGAGACGGGGGGCCGTGCGGCGGCCCCGGCATTCCGGAAATACTATACCCAGCTCCTGCACCTCTTCCCGCAGGTTCAACGCAAATTCGAGATGCCCGAGGGGGTGACGAAGGTTGAACGCAACGGTGCCGAGGAGTTCTTTACCAAGGCCTCCCCGCCGCCGGTGGAGAAGATGCCTTCCGAAGCCGAGGACGGTCTGCTCTTCTAA
- the leuA gene encoding 2-isopropylmalate synthase: protein MKNAHSGKYRPYPKIDLPQRQWPDNTIDKAPLWCSVDLRDGNQALVTPMNLDQKLELFDLLLKLGFKHIEVGFPSASKVEFDFLRTLVERGLIPDDVTIQVLVQAREHLIDKTFEALQGVKKAIVHLYNSTSTAQRKIVFKKEQDDITALALEGVDMVKSRAASFEGEITLEYSPESFTGTEMEFAAQICNAVTARWGISAERPVIINLPATVEMATPNIYADQIEWMSRHLDNREHILISTHTHNDRGTSVAATELALLAGADRVEGTLLSNGERTGNVDIITLALNMYTQGVDPGLDFGDVNTVVDVVERCTDIETHVRHPYVGELVYTAFSGSHQDAINKGLAYQRAKSEPFWEVPYLPIDPADVGRTYESIIRINSQSGKGGVAYILEDKFGYQVPKKMHPEIGRIVQGVTDVEGRELTAEEILGIFEKTYFEVPQYIEFIDMAVNSETSKSGIVTVKLTYRYEGEEITSTGQGNGPIDACRKALAEKFPHAFVLRSYAEHSCGEQSSAKAVAYIEIETEDFGSFFGVGRDNDITIAGVMAMFSALNRAYHS from the coding sequence ATGAAAAATGCTCACAGCGGTAAATACCGCCCGTACCCCAAGATTGATTTGCCACAACGCCAGTGGCCGGACAACACCATCGACAAAGCACCGCTCTGGTGCAGCGTCGACTTGCGCGACGGCAACCAGGCGCTGGTGACTCCGATGAATCTGGATCAGAAACTTGAACTCTTCGACCTCCTGCTCAAACTCGGTTTCAAGCACATCGAGGTGGGCTTCCCCTCTGCGTCCAAGGTCGAATTCGACTTTCTGCGCACCCTGGTCGAGAGAGGCCTGATCCCGGACGACGTGACCATCCAGGTCCTGGTCCAGGCGCGTGAGCACCTGATCGACAAAACCTTCGAGGCGCTCCAGGGCGTCAAGAAGGCGATCGTGCACCTGTACAACTCGACGTCGACGGCACAGCGCAAGATCGTCTTCAAAAAAGAGCAGGACGACATCACCGCACTGGCGCTCGAAGGCGTCGATATGGTCAAGAGCCGTGCGGCGTCGTTTGAAGGCGAGATCACCCTGGAATATTCGCCGGAGAGCTTTACCGGGACCGAGATGGAGTTTGCCGCACAGATCTGTAACGCCGTAACGGCACGCTGGGGCATCAGCGCCGAGCGCCCGGTGATCATCAACCTGCCGGCGACGGTGGAGATGGCGACGCCGAACATCTATGCCGACCAGATCGAGTGGATGAGCCGCCACCTGGACAACCGGGAGCACATCCTCATCTCGACGCATACGCACAACGACCGCGGCACCTCAGTCGCGGCGACCGAGCTGGCGCTGCTGGCGGGAGCGGACCGCGTGGAGGGGACCCTGCTCAGCAACGGCGAACGGACCGGGAACGTCGACATTATCACGCTGGCGCTGAACATGTATACCCAGGGCGTCGACCCCGGGCTCGATTTCGGCGACGTCAACACCGTCGTCGATGTCGTCGAGCGCTGTACCGACATCGAGACCCATGTCCGCCACCCCTACGTGGGCGAACTGGTCTATACGGCCTTTTCCGGCTCCCACCAGGATGCCATCAACAAAGGACTGGCCTACCAGCGTGCGAAAAGCGAGCCATTCTGGGAGGTCCCCTACCTGCCGATCGACCCGGCCGACGTCGGCCGGACGTATGAGAGCATCATCCGTATCAATTCGCAGTCGGGCAAAGGGGGTGTCGCCTATATCCTCGAGGATAAATTCGGCTACCAGGTTCCCAAGAAGATGCACCCGGAGATCGGGCGCATCGTTCAGGGCGTCACGGATGTCGAAGGGCGCGAACTGACGGCAGAGGAGATCCTGGGGATCTTCGAAAAGACCTATTTCGAGGTACCGCAATACATCGAGTTCATCGATATGGCTGTCAACTCGGAGACGTCGAAAAGCGGGATCGTCACCGTCAAGCTGACCTACCGCTATGAGGGCGAAGAGATTACGAGCACGGGACAGGGCAACGGGCCTATTGACGCCTGTCGGAAGGCGCTGGCCGAGAAGTTCCCGCACGCCTTCGTACTGCGCTCCTATGCCGAGCACTCCTGCGGGGAGCAGTCCTCGGCCAAGGCCGTCGCCTACATCGAGATCGAGACGGAGGATTTCGGCTCCTTCTTCGGTGTCGGACGCGACAACGACATTACCATCGCCGGCGTTATGGCGATGTTCAGCGCCCTGAACCGGGCGTATCATTCCTAA
- a CDS encoding HAMP domain-containing sensor histidine kinase: protein MKPPKTQTLIDDILTLSKQCDNGLREKIELLIESYTTEGSAREQMLESRVIEEINKRLEREKVLQNQAKMAAMGEMMDAVAHQWKQPLNALSMYGDLLKMDFEAGDVTLEYIEKFVEDIQEQITHMVSTLSEFRTFFRPDKESGPFGLKRCTQSVLLLVHDEMLRNNIAVTVEEGREVIVSGIENEFKHLLLNLLANAKDAFIERESQAREILIRFYKKGAHIYIEVEDSAGGIDPELLDEIFKPNFTTKRDDKGTGIGLYMSTQIAQKMQGSLTVENAARGALFRLELPLP from the coding sequence GTGAAACCGCCAAAGACCCAGACACTAATCGACGATATCCTAACCCTGTCAAAACAGTGTGACAACGGATTGCGCGAAAAGATCGAGCTCCTGATCGAAAGCTATACGACCGAAGGGTCTGCGCGCGAACAGATGCTGGAATCACGGGTCATCGAAGAGATCAACAAGCGGTTGGAACGTGAAAAGGTCCTGCAGAACCAGGCGAAGATGGCGGCCATGGGCGAGATGATGGATGCCGTCGCACACCAGTGGAAACAGCCCCTCAACGCGCTCTCCATGTACGGCGACCTGCTGAAGATGGATTTCGAGGCCGGGGACGTCACGCTGGAGTACATCGAAAAGTTCGTCGAGGACATCCAGGAACAGATCACCCACATGGTCTCGACGCTGAGCGAGTTCCGCACCTTCTTCCGCCCGGACAAGGAGAGCGGCCCCTTCGGCCTCAAACGCTGTACCCAATCGGTCCTGCTGCTGGTCCACGACGAGATGCTGCGTAATAACATCGCCGTCACCGTCGAAGAGGGGCGCGAAGTCATCGTCTCCGGGATCGAAAACGAGTTCAAACACCTGCTGCTCAACCTCCTTGCCAACGCCAAAGACGCCTTTATCGAACGCGAGAGCCAGGCGCGCGAGATCCTCATCCGCTTTTACAAAAAAGGGGCGCATATCTACATCGAGGTGGAGGACAGCGCCGGCGGGATCGACCCGGAGCTGCTCGACGAAATCTTCAAGCCCAACTTCACGACCAAACGCGACGACAAAGGAACCGGAATAGGCCTCTATATGAGCACCCAGATCGCCCAGAAGATGCAGGGTTCTCTTACCGTTGAAAACGCAGCCCGAGGGGCCCTTTTCCGCCTCGAACTCCCCCTCCCCTGA